From Sulfurovum xiamenensis, a single genomic window includes:
- a CDS encoding pyridoxal phosphate-dependent aminotransferase — translation MKLSNRAKNIAQSEIRAMSILCNEKNGLNMAQGLCDLEVPLPVVEGAKEGIDRGKNTYTSAYGNYKLRAAIAKKQNDFYDQGIDVDNVLVSLGATGAFYATAMSLLNEGDEVILFEPYYGYHVATLKSIGCKIKYIRTNPPAYEIDFQNLKDQISEDTKAILICNPSNPSGKVYTKEELQTLSEVINQNDLFLFSDEMYEHFIYDELEFVSALSIESLKERTVVISGFSKIYSITGWRLGYAITQKGIIDAASAFNDLVYVCPPAPLQNGILKGLNELPKSYYENVAKEHQKKRDKFIKALNDAGLKAEYVKGAYYVLADISKLEGEDDKQKVVTLLEKTGIAAVPARAFYQESEGIHLARFCFSKKEEELDEAIERLKRL, via the coding sequence ATGAAACTAAGTAATCGAGCAAAAAATATCGCACAATCAGAGATCAGAGCGATGTCCATATTATGTAACGAAAAAAATGGACTCAATATGGCACAAGGTCTTTGTGATCTTGAAGTACCTTTACCAGTTGTAGAAGGTGCAAAAGAAGGGATAGACCGTGGAAAAAATACCTATACCTCTGCTTACGGTAATTACAAGTTAAGAGCCGCTATCGCTAAAAAGCAGAATGATTTTTATGACCAGGGTATCGACGTGGACAATGTACTTGTAAGTCTTGGGGCAACAGGAGCGTTTTATGCTACTGCTATGTCCCTGCTCAATGAAGGAGATGAGGTCATACTTTTTGAACCTTACTATGGTTACCACGTAGCGACACTAAAATCAATAGGATGTAAGATCAAATACATCAGAACGAATCCGCCAGCTTATGAAATAGACTTTCAAAACTTGAAAGATCAGATATCAGAAGACACAAAAGCCATACTCATCTGCAATCCTTCAAACCCCAGTGGAAAAGTGTATACAAAAGAAGAGCTTCAAACGCTTTCTGAGGTCATTAACCAAAACGATCTTTTCCTCTTTAGTGATGAGATGTATGAACATTTTATCTACGATGAACTTGAGTTTGTATCTGCATTAAGTATCGAGAGTTTAAAAGAGAGAACAGTTGTAATCTCAGGTTTTTCAAAGATCTATTCGATCACTGGATGGAGACTTGGATATGCGATCACACAAAAAGGCATTATCGATGCAGCCTCTGCTTTTAATGATCTGGTATATGTCTGTCCTCCTGCACCGCTACAGAACGGTATACTCAAGGGACTGAACGAATTACCTAAATCCTACTACGAAAATGTAGCCAAAGAGCATCAGAAAAAAAGGGATAAGTTCATTAAAGCCCTCAATGATGCAGGACTGAAGGCTGAATATGTCAAAGGGGCCTACTATGTACTAGCCGATATTTCGAAACTTGAAGGTGAAGATGACAAGCAAAAGGTTGTAACACTTCTAGAAAAAACCGGTATCGCTGCGGTTCCGGCTAGAGCATTCTATCAAGAGAGTGAAGGTATTCATCTGGCAAGATTCTGTTTCTCTAAAAAAGAAGAAGAGCTTGATGAAGCTATAGAGAGATTGAAACGTCTCTGA
- a CDS encoding anhydro-N-acetylmuramic acid kinase, giving the protein MNKEHYIGIMSGTSLDGVDVILCEIDSNSCKLITSLEYPMPLELKSEILRVIEENCTLESLGEIDHRLGLLFTQAVGALLIRENIDPSGINAIGLHGQTLWHAPEGEYPFTMQLGDPNILAAKTGIPVVADFRRKDVALGGQGAPFAPAFHEFIFSNINSSVSVVNIGGMANITVLGDKLIGYDTGCGNVLLDMWIAEHQGKAYDENGEWASTGVVDYTLLDKMMSDDFFQEPYPKSTGREKFNNVWLQKYLSGHTHNPEDVQRTLLELTAMSISNEVLKFNPDITLLCGGGAKNTFLVERIKVLMPNVEVAISANADQIEAMTFAWLAYKRIHHQKVNLKDVTGASDNAVLGGIYV; this is encoded by the coding sequence ATGAATAAAGAACACTATATAGGTATCATGTCAGGTACATCACTTGATGGTGTGGATGTCATACTTTGTGAAATAGACAGCAACTCCTGTAAACTTATTACTTCTTTAGAGTATCCTATGCCTTTGGAGTTAAAGAGTGAAATACTCAGAGTGATAGAAGAGAATTGTACATTAGAATCTTTAGGAGAGATAGACCATCGTTTGGGTTTACTCTTCACACAGGCTGTTGGTGCTTTATTGATTCGTGAGAATATAGATCCATCAGGTATTAATGCTATAGGATTACATGGTCAGACACTTTGGCATGCACCGGAAGGAGAATATCCTTTCACGATGCAGCTTGGTGACCCTAATATTTTGGCTGCAAAGACAGGGATACCTGTTGTAGCAGATTTCAGACGTAAAGATGTAGCATTAGGTGGACAGGGTGCCCCTTTTGCACCGGCATTTCATGAATTTATATTTAGTAATATTAATTCGTCTGTTTCTGTGGTAAATATCGGTGGAATGGCAAATATTACTGTCTTAGGAGATAAACTTATAGGATATGATACTGGTTGTGGAAATGTACTTTTGGACATGTGGATAGCTGAACATCAGGGCAAGGCATATGATGAAAATGGAGAGTGGGCAAGCACAGGTGTTGTGGACTATACTCTTTTAGATAAAATGATGTCGGATGATTTTTTTCAAGAGCCTTATCCCAAAAGTACAGGTAGAGAAAAATTCAATAATGTATGGTTACAAAAGTATCTTTCAGGACATACGCATAACCCTGAAGATGTACAGAGGACACTTTTAGAACTTACTGCTATGAGTATCAGTAATGAAGTTTTGAAGTTCAACCCGGATATTACTTTGCTTTGCGGTGGTGGTGCCAAGAATACATTTCTTGTTGAGCGGATCAAAGTATTGATGCCAAATGTAGAAGTGGCTATCTCTGCTAATGCAGACCAGATAGAAGCAATGACCTTTGCATGGCTTGCATACAAACGTATACATCATCAAAAAGTCAATTTAAAGGACGTTACGGGTGCAAGTGACAATGCAGTTCTAGGAGGCATATATGTATAA
- a CDS encoding aminoglycoside phosphotransferase family protein, with amino-acid sequence MYKELTEWLESLGINDPELQMLHGDASARRYYRLINSDGGIVMDASEAKESVPVFIGVAQRLTDANVRIPTINAYDLEKGFVFLEDIGSTHLLDKCVEGVDARPYYDKAIETLVQLQTTSSKGLLPYDQGFLLEEMNLMTEWYLKAYLGTTLECLEGRMLLESFSLIAKEVLSQPQGIFVHRDYHARNLMIDSNDEIVVIDFQDAREGALTYDLVSLLRDAYVKLDRRELRRLILLFKELKGLDVEDETFIRWFDFTGLQRHIKILGIFSRLALRDGKKKYLQDIPQTLKYILEVGQKYPELDGLIALLKSQYGEFKDAPVTMRIF; translated from the coding sequence ATGTATAAAGAGTTAACAGAATGGTTGGAGTCGTTAGGTATTAATGACCCGGAACTTCAAATGTTACATGGGGATGCGAGTGCAAGAAGATACTACCGTCTTATAAACAGTGATGGTGGTATCGTGATGGATGCTTCAGAAGCCAAAGAGAGTGTACCTGTCTTTATCGGTGTAGCTCAAAGACTTACAGATGCAAATGTACGTATACCGACCATAAATGCCTATGATCTTGAAAAAGGTTTTGTGTTTTTAGAGGATATAGGCTCTACCCACCTCCTGGATAAATGTGTGGAAGGTGTAGATGCAAGGCCTTATTATGATAAAGCCATAGAAACATTGGTTCAACTCCAGACCACATCTTCTAAAGGTTTACTACCGTATGATCAGGGTTTTTTGCTCGAAGAGATGAATCTTATGACAGAGTGGTACCTAAAAGCATATCTGGGCACAACACTTGAATGTCTTGAAGGACGTATGCTTTTGGAGAGTTTCTCCCTGATAGCCAAAGAGGTATTGAGCCAGCCGCAAGGCATTTTTGTACACCGGGACTACCATGCACGCAATTTGATGATAGACAGCAATGACGAGATTGTGGTCATAGACTTCCAGGATGCAAGAGAAGGGGCTTTGACCTATGACCTGGTCTCATTGCTTCGTGATGCCTATGTGAAACTGGATAGAAGAGAATTACGCAGACTGATCCTGCTCTTTAAGGAGTTGAAGGGACTTGATGTAGAGGATGAGACGTTTATCCGCTGGTTTGATTTTACAGGCCTGCAGCGTCACATCAAGATACTGGGTATTTTTTCAAGACTGGCACTAAGAGACGGGAAAAAGAAATACCTGCAGGATATTCCACAAACGTTGAAGTATATCCTGGAAGTGGGTCAAAAGTACCCGGAACTGGACGGATTGATCGCTCTACTGAAATCACAATATGGTGAGTTCAAAGATGCACCTGTCACGATGAGAATATTTTAA
- the murU gene encoding N-acetylmuramate alpha-1-phosphate uridylyltransferase MurU: protein MKCMILAAGSGTRMRPLTDTTPKPLLKVGGIPLIVWHIERLAHDGYTDIVINIAHLGYQIPEALGDGSEWGVNITYSDEQEEGGLETAGGIIKALPLLGDQAFLVLNGDIWTDYDFQDHRKLAEGILAHLVLVPNPEHNPEGDFALDGNRVIDNRQYTFSGIGYYSPKLFDGVLYGKSALAPLLRVAIKEGKVTGELYEGEWLDIGTPERLELLNAQLMNRY from the coding sequence ATGAAATGTATGATACTTGCTGCAGGTTCTGGAACAAGAATGAGGCCACTGACCGACACGACACCGAAACCTCTACTTAAAGTAGGCGGTATACCTCTTATCGTATGGCACATAGAACGTCTAGCACATGACGGATATACTGATATAGTCATTAACATTGCACACCTGGGGTATCAAATCCCTGAAGCACTGGGGGACGGTTCAGAGTGGGGCGTGAACATTACCTACTCTGATGAACAGGAAGAGGGTGGACTTGAGACAGCAGGGGGCATCATCAAAGCGCTGCCATTACTTGGGGATCAGGCATTTTTGGTTCTCAATGGAGATATATGGACCGATTATGATTTTCAAGACCATAGAAAGCTTGCAGAAGGTATTCTCGCCCATTTAGTCCTTGTACCCAACCCGGAACATAACCCTGAAGGAGATTTCGCCTTAGATGGGAACAGGGTCATTGATAACAGGCAATACACTTTCTCTGGCATCGGGTACTACTCTCCAAAACTCTTTGATGGGGTACTCTACGGTAAATCTGCACTGGCACCTTTACTCAGAGTAGCAATCAAAGAGGGAAAAGTGACCGGTGAACTCTATGAAGGCGAATGGCTTGATATAGGGACACCAGAGAGACTGGAGCTTTTGAACGCCCAGTTGATGAATAGGTATTAA
- a CDS encoding HAD family hydrolase, whose amino-acid sequence MHNRPIYITDLDHTFLRTDQSVSDFSREVWNTKSKDAILSVATARSFQKTHDFLEKLHLDAPMILLDGTMIVSPDKKLIDLKTINKALGDAIVEVGLQFDIDPFIIGLKDMDLNEAFLYPRKLNKHQKFVLKGYKNDPRLQFNPENKTMELNLKIVYFGDKKTLKPLTSKLKATFKDAIECKLSPEKYSDGYFLTILHPEGDKAHALQKVMNYLERDPADVTVFGDSVNDIGMFKLAGTSVAVSNALDEVKAVADVILPHSNDEDAVAKYLKEQKR is encoded by the coding sequence ATGCACAACAGACCTATCTATATCACTGACCTCGACCATACGTTTTTGCGTACGGACCAGAGTGTCAGTGATTTCAGCAGAGAAGTTTGGAACACAAAAAGCAAAGATGCCATTCTCTCAGTAGCCACAGCAAGAAGCTTTCAAAAAACCCATGACTTTTTGGAAAAACTCCATCTGGATGCCCCTATGATACTATTAGACGGTACGATGATTGTCTCTCCGGACAAAAAGCTCATAGATCTAAAAACCATCAACAAAGCACTGGGTGATGCCATCGTTGAAGTTGGATTACAGTTTGATATTGACCCTTTTATCATAGGGTTGAAAGACATGGATCTCAATGAAGCATTTTTGTACCCTCGTAAACTGAATAAGCATCAGAAATTTGTCCTCAAGGGCTACAAAAATGATCCACGACTACAGTTCAACCCTGAAAATAAAACCATGGAGTTGAACCTGAAGATCGTTTATTTTGGTGATAAAAAAACACTGAAACCTCTTACATCGAAATTAAAAGCGACATTCAAAGATGCCATAGAGTGCAAACTCTCCCCGGAAAAATACTCAGACGGCTACTTCCTGACGATACTTCACCCTGAAGGGGACAAAGCCCATGCACTTCAGAAGGTTATGAACTATCTAGAACGAGATCCTGCTGATGTAACGGTATTTGGTGACTCTGTCAATGACATTGGGATGTTCAAGCTTGCAGGAACCTCTGTAGCCGTTTCCAATGCCCTGGATGAGGTAAAAGCCGTAGCAGATGTCATACTTCCTCACTCTAACGATGAGGATGCAGTGGCCAAATATTTGAAAGAACAGAAGCGTTAA
- a CDS encoding YgiQ family radical SAM protein — protein sequence MSKLDLREAKRFLPTTREEMDALGWKQCDVILISGDAYIDSPFIGVATVGRMLEKLGYKVGIIGQPDIKSDKDIRRLGEPRLYWGVSGGSIDSMVANYTATKKFRNSDDYTPGGKNTKRPDRAVLVYTNLIRQNFKNTVPIVLGGIEASLRRVTHYDYWSNKLRKPILFDSKADILIYGMGEQAIRELTHALDQGKEWRDIRGVCYINKEPVEHYHQLPSHQECLDDKEKYIDLFDLFYDNNDPIAAKGLCQKVDTRYSIQNPPCDYLSEPEMDEVSALPFTRELHPYHRPEGKVKCLETIKFSIMTHQGCWGECNFCAIGVHQGRTIRTRSEQSIVKEANQFKEYKDFKGIISDLGGPTANMYGYECNKKLKLGTCDHQRCVDSRHLCSSMKPDHTRVIGMMKQVRNIEGIKKAFVASGIRYDLINEDKRKGYSYLKELVEHHISGQMKVAPEHTQQHVLDLMGKPGKQTLIDFKRLYDKLNKDMGKKQYLTYYLIAAHPGCEEKDMHELKRFTTEELKMNPEQAQVFTPTPGTYSAVMYYTEMDPVTRKKIFVEKDIHKKEKQKAIVQAKTNFKSGFAS from the coding sequence ATGAGCAAACTTGATCTTAGAGAAGCAAAACGTTTTTTACCTACCACCAGAGAAGAGATGGATGCACTTGGGTGGAAACAGTGTGATGTGATATTGATCTCTGGAGATGCCTATATAGATTCTCCGTTCATTGGTGTGGCTACAGTCGGACGTATGCTTGAAAAGCTGGGGTATAAGGTTGGAATCATAGGTCAGCCTGATATCAAGAGTGACAAAGATATCAGACGTTTGGGTGAACCGAGACTCTACTGGGGTGTGAGTGGTGGAAGTATTGACTCTATGGTAGCGAACTATACAGCTACAAAGAAGTTTAGAAATTCTGATGATTATACACCCGGAGGAAAGAATACCAAACGTCCAGACCGAGCTGTTCTGGTCTACACCAATCTCATACGTCAAAACTTTAAAAATACGGTACCTATCGTTCTGGGCGGTATAGAAGCTTCACTTAGACGTGTCACCCACTACGACTACTGGAGCAACAAGCTTAGAAAACCTATACTCTTTGACTCTAAGGCAGATATACTCATCTATGGTATGGGAGAACAGGCGATTCGTGAGCTTACCCATGCCTTGGATCAAGGTAAGGAGTGGAGAGACATACGCGGTGTCTGCTACATAAACAAAGAGCCTGTAGAGCATTATCATCAACTTCCCTCACACCAGGAGTGTCTGGATGATAAAGAGAAGTATATAGATCTTTTTGATCTTTTTTATGACAACAATGATCCCATCGCAGCAAAAGGTCTTTGCCAGAAAGTAGACACACGTTACTCTATACAAAATCCGCCATGCGATTATCTGAGTGAACCTGAGATGGATGAAGTCTCTGCCCTGCCGTTTACAAGAGAACTGCACCCCTACCACCGTCCGGAAGGTAAAGTAAAATGTCTTGAGACGATCAAGTTCTCCATTATGACACACCAGGGATGCTGGGGTGAATGTAACTTCTGTGCCATTGGTGTGCACCAGGGACGTACGATCCGTACACGTTCAGAACAGTCCATCGTCAAAGAGGCCAATCAGTTTAAAGAGTACAAAGACTTTAAAGGCATCATCTCAGATCTTGGCGGTCCTACAGCAAATATGTACGGCTATGAGTGTAATAAAAAACTCAAACTCGGTACCTGCGACCATCAGCGTTGTGTAGATTCACGACATCTATGTTCATCCATGAAACCGGACCATACCCGTGTGATAGGTATGATGAAACAGGTACGTAACATAGAGGGGATCAAAAAGGCCTTCGTAGCTTCAGGTATACGTTATGACCTGATCAATGAAGACAAACGTAAGGGCTACTCCTATCTCAAAGAGCTGGTAGAACACCATATCTCAGGCCAGATGAAAGTCGCACCTGAACATACCCAGCAGCATGTACTTGATCTTATGGGAAAACCGGGAAAACAGACACTGATAGACTTTAAAAGGCTGTATGACAAACTCAACAAAGATATGGGGAAAAAGCAGTATCTTACCTATTATCTTATCGCCGCACACCCGGGTTGTGAAGAGAAAGATATGCATGAACTGAAACGTTTTACGACTGAAGAGCTTAAAATGAACCCCGAACAGGCACAGGTTTTTACCCCGACTCCTGGAACCTACTCTGCCGTGATGTACTACACAGAGATGGACCCTGTCACACGTAAAAAGATCTTTGTGGAGAAAGATATACATAAAAAAGAGAAACAAAAAGCCATCGTACAGGCAAAAACGAATTTTAAATCAGGATTTGCAAGTTAA
- the ftsH gene encoding ATP-dependent zinc metalloprotease FtsH yields the protein MKQEPIDMPKFNPFTNIWVILIMIMLGFQLYNYMSLQKQSQTLSYDEFKKKIAENSIKEIRIDGDQVVATLKGEIGSRPAYVRTTLPPFEDKTLLALLEKNQVEMFVKSQKESGFWLAFFMLLPLFIFIGFIFYSSRRMKEQLGGMGGGVFDFMKSTAKKYEKQKVSVTFDDLAGVENAKIELYEVVDFLKNPEKYERIGAKIPRGILLMGAPGTGKTLLAKAVAGEAEVPFFSISGSEFVEMFVGVGASRVRDLFNKAKKEAPAIIFIDEIDSVGRARGAGVGGGHDEKEQTLNQILAEMDGFESEEQVVVIAATNRPDVLDYALLRPGRFDRKITLSLPDVKAREKILNIHIRNVQIDNSIDLEKIAKISIGFSGADLANLVNEAAMHAAREGQKYVTQDDFMYARDRIIMGVEQEFVLDEKDKQRVAIHESGHVLAALLLEHADPIEKVSIIPRGQALGMTEQLPLKDLKNFPKAYLLDKIGVMLGGRAAEQTLLGDLSSGAANDLKEATSLATHMVSQWGMSEVLGPVYYQKGEDHVFLGREMAMPKDFSEATAKLIDDEVRKIITEKEEEVLKLFQTHKKEISALSDKLVEKELLYLDEIKSIVDI from the coding sequence ATGAAACAAGAACCGATAGATATGCCTAAATTCAATCCTTTTACCAATATATGGGTGATACTGATCATGATTATGCTCGGATTTCAATTGTATAATTATATGTCATTGCAGAAACAGAGTCAAACACTCTCTTACGATGAATTTAAAAAGAAAATTGCAGAAAATAGTATCAAAGAGATACGAATCGATGGAGATCAGGTTGTAGCTACTTTAAAAGGTGAGATAGGTTCGAGACCTGCTTATGTAAGGACAACACTTCCTCCTTTTGAAGATAAAACATTATTAGCACTATTGGAAAAAAATCAGGTTGAGATGTTCGTGAAGTCACAAAAAGAGTCAGGTTTTTGGCTTGCTTTTTTTATGTTGCTGCCACTTTTTATCTTTATAGGGTTTATATTTTACAGTTCACGACGTATGAAAGAGCAATTAGGTGGTATGGGTGGAGGTGTATTTGACTTTATGAAATCCACGGCTAAAAAATATGAGAAACAAAAGGTATCTGTGACGTTTGATGATCTGGCAGGTGTGGAAAATGCAAAGATCGAACTCTATGAAGTTGTGGACTTTCTTAAAAATCCTGAAAAATATGAAAGAATAGGTGCCAAAATTCCCAGAGGGATCTTGCTGATGGGAGCACCGGGTACGGGGAAGACCCTTTTGGCAAAAGCAGTAGCAGGGGAGGCGGAAGTGCCATTCTTTTCCATCAGTGGTTCGGAGTTTGTTGAAATGTTTGTAGGAGTAGGGGCATCAAGGGTACGTGATCTTTTTAACAAAGCCAAAAAAGAAGCCCCTGCAATCATTTTTATCGATGAAATTGACTCTGTCGGGCGTGCCAGAGGTGCAGGTGTAGGCGGCGGTCATGATGAAAAAGAACAGACACTCAACCAGATCTTAGCTGAGATGGACGGTTTTGAGTCAGAAGAGCAGGTCGTGGTCATCGCAGCGACAAACCGCCCTGATGTTCTCGATTATGCACTGCTAAGACCGGGTAGGTTTGACCGTAAAATCACACTCAGTCTGCCCGATGTCAAAGCACGTGAAAAGATACTCAACATCCATATACGTAATGTTCAGATAGACAACTCTATAGATTTGGAGAAGATAGCAAAAATATCTATCGGTTTCTCCGGTGCAGATCTCGCCAATCTTGTCAACGAAGCAGCCATGCATGCAGCTAGAGAAGGGCAAAAGTATGTCACACAGGATGATTTCATGTATGCACGTGATCGTATCATCATGGGTGTCGAACAGGAGTTTGTCTTGGATGAAAAGGACAAGCAAAGAGTAGCCATTCATGAGAGTGGTCATGTACTTGCTGCACTGCTGCTTGAACATGCAGATCCTATAGAAAAGGTAAGTATCATTCCAAGAGGGCAGGCACTGGGAATGACAGAACAACTGCCGTTGAAAGATTTAAAAAACTTTCCAAAGGCCTATCTGCTAGACAAAATAGGGGTGATGCTTGGTGGAAGGGCTGCAGAACAAACACTGCTTGGTGATCTCTCTTCAGGAGCGGCCAATGATCTTAAAGAGGCAACGAGTCTGGCAACACATATGGTAAGCCAATGGGGTATGAGTGAAGTGCTTGGACCTGTTTACTATCAAAAAGGGGAAGATCATGTCTTTTTGGGGCGTGAAATGGCGATGCCAAAAGACTTCAGTGAAGCGACAGCCAAACTCATAGATGATGAAGTAAGGAAGATTATTACAGAAAAAGAGGAAGAGGTATTAAAACTTTTTCAAACCCATAAGAAAGAGATCAGTGCGCTTTCAGATAAACTGGTAGAAAAAGAGCTGTTATATCTTGATGAGATCAAGAGTATCGTAGATATATAG
- a CDS encoding cytochrome-c peroxidase — MKMTKIIAASLVASSVLFAGSLADKAKSMGLQPIPIDKNELTKLTDPNGTITPERVELGKKLYFEPRLSKSGIISCNTCHNLGLGGTDGAPAAVGHMWVANPHHLNSPTVYNAVFFKSQFWDGRSPHLEDQAQGPMQAAPEMASPASLVVDRINSIPAYVEEFKKAYGNDVKVDFPTITSTIGIFERTLVTPSRYDDFLNGKDDALNDAEKEGLQVFMDQGCASCHNGVALGGTMMPFPMIKPYKFADVGDFKGDKKGMVKVPTLRNVTETAPYFHNGQIWSLAEAVQEMGRTQLGKNISDEDTAKIVTFLKALKGEKPEIVYPQLPESTATTPKPDFN, encoded by the coding sequence ATGAAAATGACTAAAATAATTGCTGCTTCACTTGTAGCATCATCCGTATTATTTGCTGGTTCATTGGCTGATAAAGCAAAATCAATGGGGCTTCAACCGATCCCAATAGATAAAAATGAGCTTACCAAACTTACGGATCCAAATGGAACCATTACACCTGAGAGAGTGGAACTAGGTAAAAAACTCTATTTTGAACCAAGACTTTCAAAAAGCGGTATCATCTCCTGTAATACCTGTCACAACCTTGGACTTGGAGGAACGGATGGAGCACCGGCAGCTGTAGGTCACATGTGGGTTGCAAATCCACACCACCTGAATTCACCAACAGTTTACAATGCAGTCTTCTTTAAATCTCAGTTCTGGGATGGAAGAAGTCCACACCTTGAAGATCAGGCACAGGGCCCTATGCAGGCAGCACCTGAGATGGCATCACCGGCTTCACTGGTTGTAGATAGAATCAATTCTATTCCAGCATATGTGGAAGAGTTTAAAAAAGCATATGGAAACGATGTAAAAGTTGATTTCCCAACGATCACATCAACGATCGGTATCTTTGAGAGAACATTGGTCACACCATCAAGATACGATGACTTCCTCAATGGTAAAGATGATGCATTGAACGATGCTGAAAAAGAGGGGCTACAAGTATTTATGGATCAAGGATGTGCATCATGCCATAACGGTGTAGCACTTGGTGGAACCATGATGCCATTCCCAATGATCAAACCATATAAATTTGCAGATGTAGGTGACTTCAAAGGTGATAAGAAGGGTATGGTAAAAGTACCAACACTTAGAAATGTGACGGAGACAGCACCATATTTCCATAATGGTCAGATCTGGAGCCTTGCTGAAGCGGTTCAAGAGATGGGACGTACACAGCTTGGAAAAAATATTTCTGATGAAGATACAGCAAAGATCGTGACATTCCTCAAAGCGTTAAAAGGTGAAAAACCGGAGATTGTTTATCCACAGCTTCCGGAAAGTACTGCTACAACGCCTAAACCTGATTTTAACTAA
- a CDS encoding cytochrome P460 family protein: protein MIFSSTINTFADTPEPSNNIDYPVGWQMWSAIAVSHRTDNNTSRVILGNSIAVEAARTGKINPWPDGAILGKIVWKDKQLKNWKAATGPGELVHAEFMFRDSKKYSKTYGWGWARWLGLSQKPFNDGGKSCISCHTPVKDRDWTFTDPAAFPTLK, encoded by the coding sequence ATGATCTTTTCTTCCACTATCAATACATTTGCGGATACACCAGAGCCATCAAACAATATTGACTATCCTGTCGGTTGGCAGATGTGGTCTGCGATAGCTGTTTCTCACCGTACTGATAACAACACAAGTCGAGTAATATTGGGTAATTCAATTGCAGTCGAAGCAGCACGCACAGGAAAAATTAACCCTTGGCCTGATGGGGCCATATTGGGTAAGATCGTTTGGAAGGATAAACAACTTAAAAATTGGAAGGCAGCAACTGGACCGGGAGAACTTGTCCATGCCGAATTTATGTTTAGAGACTCAAAGAAATATAGTAAGACATACGGATGGGGTTGGGCACGTTGGCTTGGTCTGTCACAAAAGCCATTTAATGATGGAGGAAAGTCCTGTATCTCATGTCATACACCAGTCAAAGATCGAGACTGGACATTTACAGATCCAGCTGCATTTCCAACTTTAAAATAG
- a CDS encoding nucleoside deaminase, with product MQIAYNEAIKGMNTNEGGPFGAVIVKDDKILAKAHNRVLATNDPTAHAEMTAIREASKLLDTFDLSGCTLYVTTQPCPMCLGAILWAHIETVYYGTTKLDAAKGGFDDARFYEMIKWEKNGVVLKQIDYEACAKIFEQWNEKEDKQIY from the coding sequence ATGCAGATAGCCTATAACGAAGCGATAAAAGGGATGAATACCAATGAAGGGGGACCGTTTGGTGCCGTCATTGTCAAAGACGACAAGATCCTTGCTAAAGCCCACAACCGTGTGCTGGCGACAAATGATCCGACGGCCCATGCCGAAATGACCGCCATTAGGGAAGCCTCGAAGTTACTCGACACTTTTGATCTTTCCGGATGTACCCTGTACGTCACTACACAACCCTGCCCGATGTGCCTCGGGGCTATCTTATGGGCACATATAGAGACTGTCTATTATGGTACGACCAAACTGGATGCGGCCAAAGGTGGCTTCGACGATGCTCGTTTTTACGAGATGATAAAGTGGGAAAAAAATGGTGTTGTGCTCAAGCAGATCGATTACGAGGCATGCGCAAAGATTTTTGAACAATGGAATGAGAAAGAGGATAAGCAAATCTACTGA
- a CDS encoding cytochrome P460 family protein, whose product MLSSSVFTAIADTPEPSNHINYPVGWQKWSPIAVYHRTDNNTSRKILGNSIAVEAARKGNVNPWPDGAILGKIVWKDDQLQDWKAATAPGEFVHAEFMFRDSKK is encoded by the coding sequence ATGCTCTCATCTTCTGTTTTCACTGCGATTGCAGATACTCCAGAGCCGTCTAACCATATAAATTATCCTGTAGGATGGCAGAAGTGGTCTCCGATAGCTGTTTATCACCGTACAGATAATAACACAAGTAGAAAAATATTAGGTAATTCAATTGCCGTCGAAGCTGCGCGTAAAGGAAATGTCAATCCTTGGCCGGATGGGGCTATATTGGGGAAGATCGTTTGGAAAGATGATCAACTACAAGATTGGAAGGCAGCAACGGCTCCTGGAGAATTTGTTCATGCCGAGTTTATGTTTAGAGATTCAAAGAAATGA